One stretch of Prinia subflava isolate CZ2003 ecotype Zambia chromosome 19, Cam_Psub_1.2, whole genome shotgun sequence DNA includes these proteins:
- the SUSD2 gene encoding sushi domain-containing protein 2 codes for MKFIGLNVSFFILFTLSALWNAGAQDSCAYRCGELLGTCSCQVTCQSLGICCPDYKEFCLQISPYSGSLMGGKDFLITNTALNPSSMLKCRFKKQIITSGRVDTDGRAHCISPLLYETGFIPFEVSTDNGLTFPYSGTWLSVHHSKVSDGEKCTLVNQTKWQYYGTPNTGGNLTLTWTQQTLATTYVNIEVWGYQETGDSYSENWMAEWKYLYTLAREIPNTGKYSFVPVPAEGNYNTWDFGMLRIIPSKYSDGQSNIPSIWSSEHALAWHLEKDFRNDPNAWATAKCIEWVKKEDLLPNFLEEIIDCPCTLAQARADTGRFHTDYGCDIEKGSVCTYHPGAVHCVRAIQASPLYGAGQQCCYDSTGTQILTRDSTGGSTPDRGHDWGSPPFLKPPRIPGFSHWLYDVISFYYCCLWADNCDFYMERRPSSDCRTYRPPRAASAFGDPHFVTFDGLNFTFNGLGEYTLVESDLTSLRVQGRTQQAHFPNGTGAQGTGLSAVAMQESNSDVIEVRCSEDGSLEVLLNQRVLSFSEQTWMDLKGLFLYSTPDQNITVMFSSGSGVEIRGSEGFLTLTVLLPEKLVNHTWGLFGVMNGNPEDDYTFKNKTTMSVHASPQQVFEFGASWAIENGTSLFTYDTEFLLNSFFYGEKHNASFLPVFSPHEDPADPLVEEMVSRCGSDPFCRFDVLTTRNLQLGSSTRLSHQNHKLLVEHLEPVISCGWLEHPTNGRKNATNYLLGSTISFTCNEGYELTGSQERTCQVSGAWSGDTPQCSPVTAKKQVIIIGSVFGIVGVAVLARLGYLCRKHSVRNE; via the exons ATGAAATTCATTGGcttaaatgtttctttcttcattcTCTTTACCCTCAGTGCTCTTTGGAATGCAG GAGCTCAAGACTCTTGTGCATACCGATGTGGGGAGCTGCTTGGTACCTGCTCTTGCCAGGTGACATGCCAGTCCTTGGGGATATGCTGTCCTGATTATAAAGAATTCTGTCTTCAAATTTCTCCGTACTCAGGATCTCTTATGGGAGGCAAAGACTTCTTGATTACCAACACAGCTCTTAATCCCTCTTCTATGCTAAAATGCAG GTTCAAGAAGCAAATCATAACCAGTGGCCGTGTTGACACAGATGGAAGAGCCCACTGCATCTCCCCGTTGCTTTATGAGACTGGTTTCATCCCTTTTGAAGTTTCTACAGATAATGGGTTAACGTTTCCATACTCTGGAACTTGGTTATCAG TACATCACAGCAAAGTTtcagatggagaaaaatgcacatTGGTAAATCAGACAAAATGGCAATACTATGGCACCCCCAACACTGGTGGAAACTTAACTCTTACCTGGACACAGCAGACACTTGCAACTACCTATGTCAACATAGAAGTCTGGGGCTACCAGGAAACAG GTGACAGTTATTCAGAAAACTGGATGGCTGAATGGAAATACCTTTACACTTTGGCAAGAGAAATCCCCAATACAGGGAAATACTCTTTTGTTCCTGTACCCGCCGAAGGAAATTACAATACATGGGACTTTGGAATGTTGAGAATTATACCCAGCAAATATTCAGATGGGCAGAG caacATTCCATCAATCTGGAGCTCAGAGCATGCATTGGCTTGGCACCTTGAGAAAGACTTCAGAAATGACCCAAATGCATGGGCAACTGCAAAATGTATTGAATGGGTCAAAAAGGAAGACCTGCTTCCAAACTTCTTGGAAGAAATTATAGACTGCCCTTGCACCTTGGCACAGGCAAGAGCTGACACTGGCAGGTTCCAT acagattATGGCTGTGACATTGAAAAGGGGAGCGTGTGTACTTATCATCCTGGTGCTGTGCATTGTGTAAGAGCCATTCAAGCCag TCCCCTGTATGGGGCTGGACAGCAGTGCTGCTATGACTCCACGGGAACCCAAATCCTCACCCGCGACTCCACCGGGGGCAGCACGCCTGACCGAGGGCATGACTGGGGTTCACCACCTTTCCTGAAGCCTCCCCGGATACCTGGCTTTTCCCACTGGCTCTATGATGTTATCAGCTTCTACTACTGCTGCCTGTGGGCTGATAATTGTGACTTCTATATGGAGAGGCGGCCCTCTAGTGACTGCAGGACGTACCGCCCGCCCCGAGCTG catctGCTTTTGGGGATCCTCATTTCGTTACATTTGATGGTCTGAACTTCACCTTCAATGGCCTAGGAGAATACACATTGGTAGAGTCTGACCTCACATCCCTGAGAGTGCAAGGGAGGACACAGCAGGCACACTTTCCCAATG gAACTGGAGCTCAGGGGACAGGCTTGTCTGCAGTGGCCATGCAGGAGAGCAACTCTGATGTGATTGAAGTGCGCTGCTCTGAGGATGGGAGCCTGGAGGTCCTCTTGAACCAGAGAGTTCTCAGCTTCTCTGAACAAACCTGGATGGATTTGAAAG GTCTCTTTCTCTATTCTACACCTGATCAGAACATCACAGTGATGTTCTCTTCTGGGTCTGGAGTGGAAATAAGGGGAAGTGAAGGATTTCTGACCCTGACAGTTCTTCTCCCAGAGAAGTTGGTGAATCACACATGGGGTCTCTTTGGGGTAATGAATGGCAATCCAGAGGATGACTACACCTTCAAGAATAAAACCACCATGTCAGTTCATGCAAGTCCCCAGCAGGTGTTTGAGTTTGGAGCTAGCT GGGCTATTGAAAATGGAACTTCTCTCTTTACTTATGACACGGAGTTCTTACTGAACAGTTTCTTTTATGGGGAAAAGCACAATGCTTCCTTTCTGCCCGTGTTCTCCCCTCATGAAGACCCTGCTGATCCCCTGGTAGAAGAGATGGTCTCACGCTGTGGCTCTGACCCATTCTGCAGATTCGATGTCCTGACAACAAGAAACCTTCAATTGGGGAGTTCCACAAGACTTTCCCATCAGAATCACAAGCTGCTGGTAGAACATCTAGAGCCAG TGATCTCTTGTGGCTGGCTGGAACATCCAACCAATGGAAGAAAGAATGCTACAAACTACCTGCTGGGCTCAACCATCAGTTTCACCTGCAATGAGGGCTATGAACTCACGGGGTCACAGGAAAGAACTTGCCAAGTGTCAGGAGCCTGGTCAGGAGACAcaccccagtgcagccctgtAACAG